The following is a genomic window from Malus sylvestris chromosome 7, drMalSylv7.2, whole genome shotgun sequence.
aaaaagaagaagaagcaaagatTTTATAGTTCCCACAAATGTGGCCAATTGGTAAgtgaaattaacaaaaatggtTCATTCTTTTGTTACTAGTACTGTACAACCAAGTAATCACGAGTGTCGAACGCTAGAATTTATAGGGTGCCAAAACAAACGAAcatattgtggatgcaaattttctcctcttcgatcttggacgattttgcacctacaaaacaactagcaccttaggttaaggccaaaagcctcacgcgcccacgatgaatgggggggctttggccgaagaacctccgatgccaaagttagaattttagagagaaatagtgtttagagtgttttggaatttttgcaagagatttggaatgagtgtttggtaaaaatgggtgactatttaTAGGACCAAATTGGTCCACATCTTCAAGAAATGGCCGGCCCTTTCTTTGTGCTTTGGGATGAATTTTGTGGTTTTATTAGCcactttattggctaataaaatataatagaaataaatgggAAGTTACCCAATTGAATGACTAGCATTATTTGGCTAATAAAGTGGAAGAAATTTGAAAAGGTGTGGAGCAAAGAGAGGGAATGTGGCCGGTCTACTAGGTgggattttagggtttattttaggtttaattagccaattaattggctaattaaatatgaaaggaaatgttttagtatttatggtattgattggctaatttaaaagggaaggaaaggtggaaaaggtagaaaaaggtGATGGAATAGGCTTTGAATGGGGTAGCCGGCCCTATATcattttttaggtttgagtggatgtttcaaattgataattaagggatgattttaggagatatgggaagaatatattatttagataattaattaactaaataatatattagggaaattaagttttggaaataattacctaaaataagataatttggaattggttacctcttttggagcatttttgaattggttgaggatgattacccactacttgcgcgtaggaatcccggtatgcctcaagggtatttttgtcctctttcgttcaaaagtccacgtgtcgcctagcgaatatttttggctccacacatATGTCGTAAAAAGAGTATTACTTAATTATGCATTGCTGACCAAAAGTATAGGAATGAAGACATTATTGGGAAGAACATCGCGAGGGGACACATGTGGGAGCCAAGGCATGCTAAAGGGCGGTGTCGAATGTGCACATTGCACAATGAATAAGTGACAGTTCATTTTCGTGACAAAATCAATATCCAATAGTTATCAACCCCTTTCAGTcgttaattggaaaattaattgCAGCAAGCGATCCCTCATGTCGCGGGTTTGCTTTGCAGAACGCACATATACAAGGACGAAGGCATGCAAGTTGTAATTTACTTTGGCATGTCATGAGGTtaacttgaaaaataatttatatgaAACGGATATGGACGAAGGTGTGCAAGTTGTAATTTACCTTGGCATGGCATGAGGTTACCTTGAAAAATAACTTATATGAAACGAATAAGATAAGGCGACAATGTCACAAAACAATGATGTGGCACCATATGAGAAAATTCAAACACAAAGTGTTGTGATATAAATTAGAGATGTCGCGTCTAGTGTAATTGAAAATCCTTCTTGTTTACCTTGGGCTTGCAAGGATGGCCCGAGTACGCGGTTGACCAGGCTTGGTTAGCATTCGACCCAGCAATTTTTATAAGATCTAATTATTTTTGGAAGAAAGTTGGTGCTTGTGATTTGTGGCTGGCCAGTGGCCACTAAAATCAATCGTGGCCAATCAAAATTTATCTGGTCCTGCAATCCTGTGAACAACAGCTTCATTCATCTAGATATCAAACTAGAAGAGTGTGTGCCTGACTCACTCTAGCTTCTCTGTCTGGTCACAATTTAGCGCTACCAAACATGTCACAGGCGGTGCTTGCTgctgcttcctcctcctcctcttgctCCCCCACCTTCAACAGGCACCACTCGACAAGAACTCCACAGGTCGCTACTCCAAAACAATTTCCACCGGTTCAATGCCAGGTAGGTACCAATTCTAATGCTCAAACCACAAGAATATCTATCGCAACGGGTATGTCATTGTGGCAGTATTCCAAAGTAATGATCATATAGGGTATCGGTGCGTGATTGGTTTGTGATATTGCCAAAGTGTCACACCATTTGGATATGTTTTGATTCCGAATCATGCTGTTCAAGAAATCTAACTTTATGACTACATTTGTTTTGTTCTATATTCTATATATCTAGAAATCTAGCTTCCAAGGATTGTCACTTGGAGAAGCCAAACGGGGAGTGCTATATTCTCTGGTAGCAGATTTGAATAATAGGAGTGGTTTAGGCAACAACGTAAGAAGAGGGCTTAGGGTTACAGCAAGAACTGCTGGGGCAGCCAAGTCGATCGAGGCTGAGGTGGACAAGCCTTTAGGCCTCACTTTGGGGCAAAAGCCCGGAGGTCCTGTTACCATCACTGTCAGTTTCTCTTATTATCTTTCCTTTCCtatctccaattgttcaatatATTTGTACAAATTTCCATTTATACGGTTATAAGAACATGGAGCTGTTAGTCGCACTCCAAACTAGTCACATGCACCCCTCCATAGTGATAAAATTAAAAAGGGATGATATATTGCAGGATGACTATTTTGGAGTGATGACGACAATTTCCATAAGAATATGATCACTAACAATTGGGAGCTTAATCTTATATTATATGTATTGATAATATGTCTAGGCTGTGGATGGAGGTGGGAATGCAGCAAAGTCAGGGCTCAAGGCAGGGGACCAGGTCATCTACACCAGCAGCTTCTTTGGTGATGAATTATGGCCAGCAGATAAACTAGGGTTTACAAAAACTGCGATCAATGCCAAGCCAGACTCTGTTTACTTTGTTGTTAGCAGGTTGTTTATCCATTTCTTAATTTAATGTTGCaatataaattggttttattgAATTAATAAAACTGTTTTAGATTGGAAAATTGAAGTTAATTGTGGTCATTTTTAATGTAGGGGTGGTGCTCCTGTCGACGTTAAACGCCTACCCAAGCGTCCAGCTCCACCTCGTTTTGGACGGAAACTAACCGAGGCTCAAAAGGCAAGCATCACTTTATTAACATAACCCGCGGAATGATACTATAGTGTACAACTTATAACACCAACTTATAATATagtgtcacttagtattactatttagtgatatttctctttactaGTAAGTGGGGtattaagttcgattctcgccaaaaacgaatttgaaccacattattattagccTATTGTGTTTCATTTGTCATGAGCTTCTACACTCTGCGCCTTATGAATTATACTATTGATTGGGTGCACCATGAACAATTTTCAGGCTAGAGCTACTCACATATGTCTTGACTGTGGATTCATATACACATTACAGAAGCCCTTTGATGAGCAGGTAATTTAATTAGCTCCGTTTTCACCAATTACCAATTAGATTAGACGAGTTTGTGTACGTGATTTTGATGCATGCATGCAATTGCAGCCGGATTCGTACACATGCCCTCAATGTCTAGCACCAAAGAAGCGGTTTGCACAATACGATGTCAACACCGGGAAAGCCATTGGCGGCGGTTTGCCTCCGATCGGCGTCATCATTGGCCTAGCGGCTGGTCTTGCCGGCGTCGGAGCTTTGCTTGTATATGGTCTTCAATGAGCACACGGCTAAATACAtgcatttaattaaattatactAATACCCTCAATCATGTATCGGTTGTTGCAAGAGGCCTATTCTCtagaaaatgtaaaaacaacATGGAGTTTTTAGATTTAAATTATCAATTCAAGAAGGGtagcatttttcttttttagagAGTAAGGTTGGTATCTGTTTGAATGAAATTATGGATTTGAATGCAACATAATATATTTGGAGTCTCAATAACAGCTTCTTGTAATTATAAATGCACAAAACTAACTAATCACGAGCCAAAAACAAATCTATGAGTCGGGTAGGCCCCAATTTATACTACTTAGTGTTTGTTTTGGCATGTAAATACAAAAACAAGcaattaatattttgttttaaagaCGTTTTTGGTTGGACCTAATTAGTTCTATTCAGTTTGATTCATGCTTATAATTAGTTTGGTTCGATTTAGTTCAATATGTTGTTTTTTTGTAaagtttggaaaagaaagcaaaCGAGAAGaagagacaaaaataaataatagatGTGAGTATAAGAATCGACTCTACAATTTGAGTAG
Proteins encoded in this region:
- the LOC126628711 gene encoding uncharacterized protein LOC126628711 codes for the protein MSQAVLAAASSSSSCSPTFNRHHSTRTPQVATPKQFPPVQCQKSSFQGLSLGEAKRGVLYSLVADLNNRSGLGNNVRRGLRVTARTAGAAKSIEAEVDKPLGLTLGQKPGGPVTITAVDGGGNAAKSGLKAGDQVIYTSSFFGDELWPADKLGFTKTAINAKPDSVYFVVSRGGAPVDVKRLPKRPAPPRFGRKLTEAQKARATHICLDCGFIYTLQKPFDEQPDSYTCPQCLAPKKRFAQYDVNTGKAIGGGLPPIGVIIGLAAGLAGVGALLVYGLQ